From a single Adhaeribacter swui genomic region:
- the leuS gene encoding leucine--tRNA ligase produces the protein MSEYNFNQIEKKWQQYWNQQQTFKVTIDPNRPKYYVLDMFPYPSGAGLHVGHPLGYIASDIVARYKRIKGFNVLHPMGFDAFGLPAEQYAIQTGQHPAVTTEQNIAHYKEQLANLGFSFDWSREVRTSDPAYYKWTQWIFLKLFDSWYNQETDKAEPISTLIAKFQAGGNTQVKAAGHEDEIPQFSAQEWQQFSEKEQQAILLNYRLAFLSDATVNWCPALGTVLANDEVKDGVSERGGYPVIRQKMKQWSLRISAYAERLLNDLDQIDWTEPIKEMQRNWIGKSIGAELNFKIKDSEQQLKVFTTRPDTIYGVSFLVIAPEHEWVPELTSPEQKEAVEEYVNTAKNRSERDRMSDVKHISGVFTGSYVINPISGDEIPLWIADYVLAGYGTGVVMAVPASDSRDFNFAQHFNLPIIPVIEGSTPDEVYEAKEGIMMNSGFLNGLTVKEAIKAAVAKFEEMGIGKGKVQYRIHDAVFGRQRYWGEPIPIYYKDETPYPLPESELPLILPDIDAFLPTETGEPPLGRAKDWKYQDQYHYELTTMPGWAGSSWYYLRYMSPDDNEQFVLPEAEKYWNSVDLYIGGSEHATGHLLYSRFWYKFLKDLGYVSNEEPFKKLINQGMIQGRSNFVYRINGTNTFVSYNLKNKHEVTPLHVDVNIVENDVLDIAAFKNWRSDLSDADFILEEGKYICGWEVEKMSKSKYNVVNPDDLVHKVGADTLRMYEMFLGPLEQFKPWNTNGIDGVHKFLKRFWKLFFDADNRFSVSEEEPSAAELKTLHKTIKKVEEDIERFSFNTSVSTFMICVNELTSLKCNKRAVLEPLTIILSPYAPHIAEELWHLLGHQDSISYARFPVWEEKYLTESTFEYPISVNGKMRGKLTFPTNMAKELIEQEVIGSGVIDKYLEGKSPKKVIVVPNKIVNVVV, from the coding sequence ATGTCAGAATACAACTTTAACCAAATTGAAAAAAAGTGGCAGCAGTACTGGAATCAACAACAAACGTTTAAAGTTACGATAGACCCTAACCGGCCTAAGTACTACGTGCTGGATATGTTTCCGTATCCTTCCGGCGCGGGATTGCACGTAGGTCATCCGTTAGGTTATATTGCTTCTGATATTGTGGCGCGGTACAAACGTATTAAGGGGTTTAATGTTTTGCACCCCATGGGTTTTGATGCCTTTGGCTTACCCGCCGAACAATACGCCATCCAAACCGGACAGCACCCGGCCGTAACTACCGAGCAAAACATTGCCCACTACAAAGAACAATTAGCTAACCTGGGCTTTTCTTTTGATTGGAGCCGCGAAGTGCGCACTTCAGACCCGGCGTATTACAAATGGACACAGTGGATTTTTTTAAAATTATTTGATTCGTGGTATAACCAGGAAACCGATAAAGCCGAACCCATTAGTACCTTAATTGCCAAGTTTCAAGCAGGCGGCAACACCCAGGTTAAGGCAGCGGGCCACGAAGATGAAATTCCGCAGTTTAGCGCCCAGGAGTGGCAGCAGTTTTCAGAAAAAGAACAACAAGCCATTTTATTAAACTACAGGTTGGCGTTTTTATCGGATGCTACGGTAAACTGGTGCCCGGCTTTAGGTACGGTGCTGGCTAACGACGAGGTAAAAGATGGCGTATCGGAACGGGGAGGCTACCCGGTAATCCGGCAAAAAATGAAGCAATGGAGTTTACGGATTTCAGCTTATGCCGAACGTTTACTGAACGACCTCGATCAGATTGATTGGACCGAACCCATTAAAGAAATGCAGCGCAACTGGATTGGTAAATCTATTGGTGCCGAACTAAATTTTAAAATTAAAGATTCTGAGCAACAACTTAAGGTATTTACCACCCGGCCCGATACCATTTACGGGGTTTCTTTTCTGGTAATTGCGCCGGAGCACGAATGGGTGCCCGAGTTAACTTCGCCGGAACAAAAAGAAGCTGTAGAAGAATACGTAAACACGGCCAAAAACCGCTCTGAGCGCGACCGCATGAGCGATGTGAAACACATTAGCGGGGTTTTTACGGGCTCTTACGTTATCAATCCTATTAGCGGCGACGAAATACCATTGTGGATTGCCGATTACGTGTTGGCCGGTTACGGAACAGGCGTTGTAATGGCCGTACCCGCCAGCGACAGCCGCGATTTTAACTTTGCCCAGCACTTTAATTTACCCATTATACCGGTAATCGAAGGCTCTACGCCCGACGAAGTTTACGAAGCCAAAGAAGGCATCATGATGAACTCGGGTTTCTTAAACGGATTAACCGTGAAGGAAGCTATAAAAGCCGCAGTTGCTAAATTTGAAGAAATGGGAATTGGTAAAGGCAAGGTACAATACCGGATTCACGATGCGGTGTTTGGCCGGCAGCGTTACTGGGGCGAACCTATTCCGATTTACTACAAAGACGAAACGCCTTACCCATTACCAGAAAGTGAATTGCCGTTAATTTTACCCGACATTGATGCGTTTTTACCTACCGAAACCGGAGAACCGCCGCTTGGTCGCGCAAAAGATTGGAAATATCAGGACCAGTATCATTACGAGTTAACTACAATGCCGGGTTGGGCCGGCTCTAGTTGGTATTACTTGCGCTACATGTCGCCGGATGATAACGAACAATTTGTATTGCCGGAAGCAGAAAAATACTGGAACAGCGTTGATTTATACATTGGTGGTTCCGAACACGCTACCGGCCACTTGTTGTATTCGCGTTTTTGGTATAAATTTTTAAAAGATCTGGGTTATGTATCAAATGAAGAGCCGTTTAAGAAGCTCATTAACCAAGGCATGATCCAGGGCCGGTCTAATTTTGTATACCGGATTAACGGCACGAATACGTTTGTTTCCTATAATTTAAAAAATAAACATGAAGTTACCCCCCTGCATGTAGATGTAAACATCGTGGAGAACGATGTTTTGGATATAGCGGCTTTTAAAAACTGGCGTTCAGACTTAAGCGACGCTGATTTTATCTTGGAAGAGGGCAAATACATCTGCGGTTGGGAAGTCGAGAAAATGTCTAAATCCAAATACAATGTTGTTAATCCGGACGATTTGGTGCATAAAGTTGGGGCCGATACCTTGCGCATGTACGAAATGTTTTTAGGCCCGCTGGAGCAGTTTAAACCCTGGAACACCAACGGCATTGATGGGGTACACAAGTTTTTAAAGCGATTCTGGAAATTGTTCTTCGATGCCGATAACCGTTTTTCCGTTTCGGAGGAAGAGCCAAGCGCCGCCGAACTTAAAACCTTGCATAAAACGATCAAGAAAGTAGAAGAAGATATTGAACGCTTCTCCTTTAATACATCCGTGAGCACGTTTATGATTTGTGTGAATGAGCTTACTTCGTTAAAATGTAACAAGCGGGCTGTTCTGGAACCATTAACCATCATTTTATCGCCATACGCGCCGCATATTGCTGAAGAATTATGGCATTTACTGGGGCATCAGGATAGTATTTCGTACGCCCGTTTTCCGGTTTGGGAAGAAAAATACCTGACAGAAAGCACGTTTGAATACCCGATTTCGGTGAACGGCAAAATGCGCGGTAAACTTACTTTCCCTACCAACATGGCTAAAGAGCTTATTGAACAAGAAGTAATTGGCTCGGGAGTGATTGATAAATATTTAGAAGGAAAATCGCCGAAAAAAGTAATTGTAGTGCCAAATAAAATTGTAAACGTAGTAGTTTAA
- a CDS encoding MmcQ/YjbR family DNA-binding protein — MNIEDFRDYCLAKPGVTEETPFGDNTLVFKVAGKIFALTDINEFASVNLKCDPDKAMELRELHDEVQPGYHMNKKHWNTVSTQGNISDNLLREWIDHSYELVFSKLTRVQKLDLE, encoded by the coding sequence ATGAACATTGAAGATTTTCGGGATTATTGCCTCGCCAAACCTGGTGTTACCGAAGAAACTCCTTTTGGTGACAATACTTTAGTATTTAAGGTAGCCGGCAAAATTTTTGCCTTAACCGATATCAACGAGTTTGCGAGCGTTAATTTAAAATGTGACCCAGATAAAGCAATGGAGTTGCGGGAATTACATGATGAGGTGCAACCCGGTTATCACATGAATAAAAAACATTGGAATACCGTGAGCACCCAGGGCAATATTTCAGATAATCTTTTACGGGAATGGATTGACCACTCGTACGAATTAGTTTTTTCTAAACTTACGCGTGTTCAGAAACTAGACCTCGAATAG
- a CDS encoding DUF7793 family protein, which produces MSQFQEGDRTLAKETEYVNMFVQDGIFQCYFKPMEVLDINVAHVTVRDRLNFLKKNSYPSLFDISEVKQTTKEARDFMANEGNELVLASAMIVSNPMLKMMANFYVMVNKPKNPTKLFTDVNSALEWLAQFKAK; this is translated from the coding sequence ATGTCACAATTCCAAGAAGGTGATAGAACCCTAGCCAAAGAAACCGAATATGTCAACATGTTCGTTCAAGACGGAATATTCCAATGCTACTTCAAGCCCATGGAAGTTCTGGATATTAACGTTGCGCACGTTACGGTAAGAGATAGATTGAACTTTTTGAAGAAAAACTCCTATCCGTCTTTGTTTGATATATCGGAAGTAAAACAAACCACTAAGGAAGCCAGGGACTTTATGGCCAATGAAGGGAACGAATTGGTGCTGGCAAGTGCTATGATTGTGTCAAATCCGATGCTTAAAATGATGGCTAACTTTTATGTAATGGTAAATAAGCCTAAAAACCCAACAAAATTGTTTACCGATGTAAACAGTGCTTTAGAATGGCTGGCTCAATTTAAAGCCAAGTAG
- a CDS encoding DUF6728 family protein, with amino-acid sequence MGLFDFSEVATYFFRKKDPRRKSNFNLRTMHFINKLSMSMFLAGLIYMAIKYLF; translated from the coding sequence ATGGGATTATTCGATTTTTCAGAAGTGGCCACTTATTTCTTTCGTAAGAAAGATCCGAGACGTAAATCTAATTTTAACCTGCGCACCATGCATTTTATTAATAAGTTATCAATGAGCATGTTTTTGGCAGGATTAATTTACATGGCAATTAAATACCTGTTTTAA
- the ispG gene encoding (E)-4-hydroxy-3-methylbut-2-enyl-diphosphate synthase, whose amino-acid sequence MNNTYCRSLTEYLRRQTREVYIGEIPLGGNNPIRVQSMTTFDTMDTLGSVEQTIRMVEAGCEYVRITAPSVKEAENLKNIKAELRRRGYQVPLIADIHFTPNAAELAARIVEKVRINPGNYADKKRFEIIEYTDATYQAELDRIRERFIPLVKICKEYGTAMRIGTNHGSLSDRILSRYGDTPLGMVESALEFLRICEDLNYYDIVLSMKASNTQVMVQAYRLLAQKLEEEGLQPYPFHLGVTEAGEGEDGRIKSAVGIGTLLEDGIGDTVRVSLTEAPEFEAPVARLLIDRYADRAGHQPIKPVCQVPLNPFAYSRRETQEVGNIGGQNVPRVVADLSRLTNIQYADLKCVGHLYSMLLDKFNMNDLGADYIYTGQNPISFMLPNGLKEIVDYPVWLSALNRLDRYPCMRAKEYVNNPEQHPEVNFVLVTINDLTEPFLYKLRADSSVVLMIETTNAHAMAELRKCFFRLMNNGLQTPVIIKRSFPKQLAEQTQLYASTDVGGLLIDGLGDGVLLSTELLVDKPKPEWLHEIDQLNRLSFGILQAARTRMSKTEYISCPSCGRTLFDLQETTAMIRKRTDHLKGVKIGIMGCIVNGPGEMADADYGYVGVGKGKIALYRGQSVIKKSVPEDAAVDELIELIKEDNRWVEPATIPVELTS is encoded by the coding sequence ATGAATAATACGTATTGCCGCAGCTTAACGGAATACCTTCGTCGGCAAACTCGCGAAGTTTACATTGGAGAAATACCCTTGGGCGGAAATAACCCCATCCGGGTGCAATCCATGACTACCTTCGACACCATGGATACCTTAGGTTCGGTGGAGCAAACCATCCGGATGGTAGAAGCCGGTTGCGAGTACGTGCGGATTACCGCCCCAAGCGTGAAAGAAGCCGAAAATTTAAAAAATATTAAAGCCGAACTTCGCCGCCGCGGCTATCAGGTGCCTTTAATTGCCGATATTCACTTTACCCCGAACGCAGCCGAATTAGCGGCCCGTATTGTAGAAAAAGTGCGGATTAACCCGGGTAACTACGCCGACAAAAAAAGATTTGAAATAATTGAATATACCGATGCTACTTACCAGGCCGAACTGGACCGGATCCGGGAACGGTTTATTCCGCTGGTAAAAATTTGTAAAGAATATGGCACCGCCATGCGTATCGGTACCAATCACGGTTCTTTATCTGATCGGATATTAAGTCGCTACGGCGATACTCCCCTGGGAATGGTAGAAAGTGCCCTGGAGTTTCTCCGGATCTGCGAAGATTTAAATTACTACGACATTGTGCTTTCCATGAAGGCCAGCAATACCCAGGTAATGGTGCAGGCCTACCGGTTATTGGCGCAAAAACTGGAAGAAGAAGGTTTGCAGCCTTATCCTTTTCATTTGGGGGTAACAGAAGCCGGCGAAGGAGAAGATGGCCGGATAAAATCAGCGGTAGGTATTGGTACCTTGCTGGAAGATGGCATTGGCGATACGGTACGGGTATCTTTAACGGAAGCCCCGGAATTTGAAGCTCCGGTTGCCCGGTTATTAATTGACCGTTACGCTGACCGGGCCGGACACCAGCCTATTAAACCTGTTTGCCAGGTACCCCTTAATCCGTTTGCCTACTCCCGCCGCGAAACCCAGGAAGTTGGAAATATAGGCGGGCAAAATGTGCCCCGGGTAGTGGCCGACTTAAGCCGCTTAACCAACATCCAATACGCCGACCTGAAATGCGTAGGCCATTTATACTCCATGTTGCTGGATAAGTTTAACATGAACGATTTAGGGGCGGACTACATCTATACCGGCCAAAACCCTATTTCTTTTATGCTCCCCAATGGCTTAAAGGAGATTGTTGATTATCCGGTGTGGTTATCAGCCTTAAACCGATTGGATCGCTACCCTTGCATGCGGGCTAAGGAGTATGTAAATAATCCGGAACAACATCCGGAAGTTAATTTTGTATTGGTTACCATTAATGATTTAACTGAGCCTTTTCTTTACAAACTCCGGGCAGATTCTTCTGTTGTTTTAATGATAGAAACAACTAATGCCCATGCCATGGCTGAATTGCGTAAATGCTTTTTCCGGTTAATGAACAATGGCTTGCAAACGCCAGTAATTATAAAAAGAAGTTTCCCGAAACAGTTGGCAGAGCAAACCCAGTTATACGCCTCCACAGATGTTGGTGGTTTGTTGATAGATGGTTTGGGTGACGGCGTTTTACTAAGTACGGAGCTTTTAGTTGATAAACCGAAACCAGAATGGTTGCACGAAATTGATCAGTTAAACCGCTTATCGTTTGGTATTTTGCAGGCCGCCCGTACCCGCATGAGCAAAACCGAATACATTTCTTGCCCGAGTTGCGGCCGCACTTTGTTTGATTTACAAGAAACAACTGCCATGATCCGGAAGCGGACTGACCATTTAAAAGGAGTAAAGATAGGTATTATGGGCTGTATTGTAAACGGCCCAGGCGAAATGGCTGATGCAGACTACGGTTACGTAGGCGTGGGTAAAGGAAAAATAGCTTTATACCGCGGCCAGAGTGTAATTAAAAAATCAGTGCCGGAAGATGCCGCTGTAGATGAGCTTATTGAATTAATAAAAGAAGATAACCGTTGGGTAGAACCCGCAACTATACCCGTAGAACTTACCTCATAA
- a CDS encoding GNAT family N-acetyltransferase, whose amino-acid sequence MAKIRHNNIIDTVDSVLSVSKKKGIIHLHAQDQTLNGQVLTLNGHQVLHFGTCGYLGLEHNPKLKEGSIDAIMRYGTQFPMSRTYISNPLYSELESMIRTMYNAPVVISKNCTLSHLTTIPSIIRSTDLVILDHQVHASIQEAVKKLLSQGVAVEMIRHNNLEMLEDRIKKQRNKYDKIWYMADGVYSMYGDFAPVKELIALAEKYEQLHLYVDDAHGMSWAGKHGTGYVMSQMPEGLYRKMILTANLGKAFGACGGLSLFPNEEWYNKVNNFGGPLTFSVQIEPATLGAAIASARIHLSDEIYEYQEELQHKIEYFNQLLKRTNLPLVHENNSPIFFIGTGSMDTGNYLVQELINDGIYVNLATFPAVPAKNIGIRITISLNNTLEQIETLVDKLQLHFKRALEETNQTDEKIRKAFKMAPLATSVEVKTPANPASSQLIVKKFDTIQNINAAVWNNYIGNDGMVDWNGMKFLEDSFRDNEEQENNWDFKYYVVEDAQGELVLLTSFVVALHKEDMFSQASVSKVIEKEREFNPYYLTSTGIFMGSLFTEGNHLYLNKNNAQWKEAFKLVMDELYRVQENTQASNIVLRDFDAEDKSMDEFMVDQGFVKIDMPESCVIENLNWTTEEEYVESLSRKNRRHYVQKIKRNEPFFDVKVKAQLATEELEHAITLFKNVKDNNFSLNNFLFPEKLFHLMNESKDWEFVVLYIKEEYSQNKLPVSVCFCHINSAQVYSPMLIGMDYDYLMEYGVYRQTLYQVIKRANALKCAKVNFGISASIEKKRVGATLYPKVGYYQAKDNYAMELIEATIAVEKE is encoded by the coding sequence ATGGCAAAAATTAGACATAACAACATCATAGATACGGTTGATTCTGTATTATCGGTGTCTAAAAAGAAAGGTATTATTCATTTACATGCGCAAGACCAAACTTTAAACGGTCAGGTTTTAACTTTAAATGGCCACCAGGTACTTCATTTTGGTACTTGCGGTTATTTAGGATTGGAACATAATCCGAAGCTGAAAGAAGGTTCTATTGATGCAATCATGCGTTATGGTACGCAGTTTCCTATGTCGCGTACTTATATTTCCAACCCATTATACAGTGAGTTAGAGAGTATGATCCGGACCATGTATAATGCCCCGGTTGTTATTTCCAAGAACTGCACACTTTCGCACCTTACAACTATACCCAGCATTATTCGGTCCACTGATTTAGTTATTCTGGATCATCAGGTTCATGCCAGTATCCAGGAAGCTGTAAAAAAACTGCTGAGCCAAGGGGTAGCGGTAGAGATGATCCGGCATAATAATTTAGAAATGTTGGAAGACCGCATTAAAAAGCAAAGAAACAAATACGATAAAATCTGGTACATGGCCGATGGCGTGTATTCGATGTACGGCGATTTTGCCCCGGTTAAAGAGCTGATTGCTTTAGCGGAAAAATATGAGCAGTTGCATTTATACGTAGACGATGCCCACGGCATGAGCTGGGCTGGCAAACATGGTACAGGTTACGTAATGAGTCAAATGCCGGAAGGCTTGTACCGCAAAATGATTTTAACGGCAAATTTGGGCAAAGCATTTGGGGCCTGTGGCGGTTTGTCGCTTTTCCCGAACGAAGAATGGTATAATAAAGTAAATAACTTTGGTGGCCCTTTAACCTTTTCGGTACAAATTGAGCCGGCCACCTTAGGCGCTGCTATTGCTTCGGCCCGCATTCACTTAAGCGATGAGATTTACGAGTACCAGGAAGAGCTGCAACATAAAATAGAATACTTTAACCAGTTATTAAAGCGAACCAATTTACCATTGGTGCACGAAAATAACAGCCCGATCTTTTTTATCGGAACGGGTTCTATGGATACCGGAAATTACCTGGTGCAGGAATTGATTAACGATGGTATCTACGTAAATTTAGCTACTTTCCCAGCGGTACCAGCCAAAAATATCGGCATCCGGATCACCATTTCCTTAAACAATACCTTGGAGCAAATCGAAACTTTGGTCGACAAGTTACAACTCCACTTTAAGCGGGCATTAGAAGAAACTAACCAAACCGATGAGAAAATCCGGAAGGCCTTTAAAATGGCTCCTTTAGCCACATCAGTTGAAGTTAAAACTCCTGCAAACCCGGCCTCTTCGCAATTAATAGTTAAAAAATTTGATACCATTCAAAATATAAATGCCGCGGTTTGGAATAATTACATCGGCAACGACGGGATGGTTGATTGGAACGGCATGAAGTTTTTAGAAGACTCTTTCCGGGATAATGAAGAACAGGAAAATAACTGGGATTTTAAATATTACGTGGTAGAAGATGCCCAAGGCGAATTGGTGTTACTAACTTCGTTTGTAGTGGCGCTGCATAAAGAAGACATGTTTTCGCAGGCTTCGGTATCTAAAGTTATTGAGAAGGAGAGAGAGTTTAATCCTTACTACTTAACCTCGACAGGTATTTTCATGGGAAGTTTATTTACGGAGGGCAACCACCTTTACTTAAATAAAAACAACGCCCAATGGAAAGAAGCTTTTAAGTTGGTAATGGATGAGCTTTACCGGGTGCAGGAAAATACCCAAGCGAGTAACATTGTGCTACGCGACTTTGATGCGGAAGATAAATCCATGGATGAGTTTATGGTGGATCAAGGCTTTGTGAAAATAGATATGCCGGAGTCCTGCGTAATAGAAAACCTAAACTGGACTACAGAAGAAGAATACGTAGAAAGCCTTTCCCGCAAGAACCGGAGACACTATGTTCAGAAAATTAAAAGAAATGAGCCATTTTTTGATGTTAAAGTAAAAGCCCAGTTGGCAACGGAGGAACTAGAACACGCCATTACGTTGTTCAAAAACGTAAAAGACAATAACTTTTCATTAAACAACTTCTTATTCCCGGAAAAGCTTTTCCATTTAATGAACGAAAGTAAAGATTGGGAATTTGTAGTGCTGTATATTAAAGAAGAGTATTCTCAAAATAAATTGCCGGTTTCTGTTTGTTTTTGCCACATTAATTCGGCGCAAGTGTATAGCCCAATGTTAATTGGTATGGATTATGATTACTTAATGGAATATGGTGTTTATCGCCAAACATTATATCAGGTAATTAAGCGGGCTAATGCTTTAAAATGCGCTAAAGTAAACTTTGGTATCTCGGCCAGCATTGAAAAGAAAAGAGTAGGTGCCACGCTTTACCCCAAAGTAGGTTATTACCAGGCTAAAGATAATTACGCCATGGAGTTAATAGAAGCTACGATTGCCGTAGAAAAAGAGTAA
- a CDS encoding PAS domain-containing hybrid sensor histidine kinase/response regulator: MNILNDRIEEISTLIAEVANGNFDYKIDASETGDELDAIIAGVNMLGEELKNSTVSRDFMQSIYQGVVDMLLILNTDFTIRNVNPAFEELTGYIEYELHDQPLSDFVQLQDNPFFSELLGRFKTDGKCLNEELLFTIKDGHKLPTSCSLSLLKNNTKGTDGILIIAKDISKQKQTEQELIEAKNKAEAANEAKSSFLSTMSHEIRTPMNAVIGFTHLLLKNDPRLDQEEYLKVLKFSADNLLTLINDILDFSKIEAGKIEFEKIDFNPKKLISNICDAFQQKADEKGLRLKLLLDQDLPSMIVGDPVRLSQILTNLISNAVKFTKEGSVMVMAEVIKITQANTTINFKVTDTGIGIPDNKLELIFESFTQAKSDTTREYGGSGLGLTIIKHLLKLQGSDIFVESKIGKGSSFYFDLTFENSNRPAANNKETVVSAPKSLKGTRLLIAEDNQINIFLVRQFLEQWQIDFDIAENGLVALDLVKANDYDLILMDLQMPEQDGYDTTLAIRQLDDEKYQKVPIIALTASAMLDIQDRAFQVGMNDYLSKPFNPDELYNRIVKYCLPANADCD, from the coding sequence GTGAATATTCTGAACGATAGAATCGAGGAAATTTCTACTCTGATTGCGGAAGTAGCCAATGGTAATTTTGACTACAAAATAGATGCTTCGGAAACTGGGGATGAGTTAGATGCCATAATTGCCGGCGTAAATATGCTGGGCGAAGAGCTTAAAAATTCTACCGTTTCCCGGGACTTTATGCAAAGCATCTATCAGGGAGTGGTGGATATGCTCTTGATTCTGAATACAGATTTTACTATCCGTAATGTTAATCCAGCCTTTGAAGAACTTACTGGTTATATAGAGTATGAACTGCATGATCAACCACTTTCTGATTTTGTTCAGCTACAGGATAACCCTTTTTTCTCAGAATTACTGGGGCGGTTTAAAACCGACGGCAAATGCTTAAACGAAGAATTACTTTTTACAATCAAGGATGGACATAAGCTGCCAACTTCCTGTTCACTATCTTTACTAAAAAATAATACTAAAGGAACCGACGGCATTTTAATTATTGCGAAAGATATTTCGAAGCAAAAACAAACGGAGCAAGAATTAATTGAAGCTAAAAACAAGGCCGAGGCAGCAAACGAGGCAAAAAGCAGTTTTTTATCTACGATGAGCCACGAAATACGGACTCCCATGAATGCCGTTATTGGTTTTACCCATTTACTTCTGAAAAATGATCCCCGACTGGATCAGGAAGAATACCTAAAGGTGCTTAAATTTTCGGCCGACAATTTATTAACTCTTATAAATGATATTTTGGACTTTAGTAAGATTGAAGCGGGTAAGATAGAATTCGAAAAAATTGATTTTAATCCAAAGAAGCTTATTAGTAACATATGCGATGCTTTTCAGCAAAAAGCTGACGAAAAAGGTCTGCGACTGAAGCTTTTATTGGATCAGGATTTACCATCTATGATTGTGGGCGACCCGGTTCGCTTAAGTCAAATATTAACCAACCTGATTAGTAATGCCGTAAAATTTACCAAAGAAGGTAGTGTGATGGTAATGGCGGAAGTAATTAAAATTACCCAAGCGAACACCACCATAAACTTTAAAGTAACCGACACGGGAATTGGTATTCCGGATAACAAGTTGGAGCTTATTTTCGAGAGCTTTACGCAGGCTAAATCAGATACCACCCGGGAGTATGGCGGTTCCGGTTTAGGTTTAACCATTATCAAACATTTGCTTAAATTGCAGGGCAGCGACATATTTGTGGAAAGTAAAATAGGAAAAGGCAGTTCATTTTATTTTGATCTTACTTTTGAAAACAGCAACCGTCCGGCGGCTAATAACAAAGAAACCGTAGTTTCTGCGCCAAAAAGCTTAAAAGGAACCCGTTTATTAATTGCCGAGGATAACCAAATTAATATTTTTCTGGTACGGCAGTTTTTAGAGCAATGGCAAATTGATTTTGATATTGCCGAAAACGGGTTAGTAGCGTTAGATTTGGTAAAAGCCAATGATTATGATTTAATTCTGATGGATTTACAAATGCCGGAGCAGGATGGTTATGATACTACGTTAGCTATTCGCCAGCTAGATGATGAAAAATACCAGAAAGTGCCAATTATTGCGCTAACCGCTTCGGCCATGTTGGATATTCAGGACCGTGCGTTTCAGGTGGGGATGAATGATTACTTAAGCAAGCCCTTTAACCCGGACGAACTTTATAACCGGATTGTTAAGTATTGTTTGCCAGCAAATGCAGATTGCGACTAG